TCCGCCCGGACGGTGTGCAACGCCTGCTCAACCACTCCGAATGGGACGAGAACGCGGTCCGCGACGATGTCCGGGACTTCGTCGTGGAGACCATCGGCGCCAAGGATGGCGTGCTCATCGGGGACGACACCGGGTTCCTGAAGAAGGGCACCAGGTCAGCAGGGGTCCAGCGGCAGTATTCCGGCACCGCTGGCCGCACCGAGAACTGCCAGATCGGCACCTTCCTCGCCTACGCATCCGCCAAAGGGCGGGCGCTGATCGACCGGGAACTCTACGTCCCGAAGTCCTGGACGGACGACCGCGACCGCTGCCGGGCAGCCGGGATCGACGACACCGTGCCGTTCGCCACGAAGATCGAGCACCTCAAGTGGATGCTGCAACGCGCCATCGACGCGGCTGTTCCCTTCGCCTGGGTGACCGCGGACGAGGCATACGGGCAGGTCAAGCACTTCCGCGCCTGGCTGGAAGAACGCCAGGCCGCGTATGTGCTGGCCACCAAGGTCAACGACACCGTGATCACCGCCGACGGCCGGGACGCCCGCGTCGACGAGCTGATCGCGGCCCTGCCGAAGCAGGCATGGAAGCGGATCTCCGCCGGAGCAGGCGCCCACGGCCAGCGGATCTACCACTGGGCCCGCGTCGCGATCCGGCCCACCTGGGAGGGCGGATCCGGGCACTGGGTGCTCGCCCGCCGCAACCTGTCCGACCCCACCGACATCGCCTACTACGTCTGCTACGGCCCCGTCACTTCCCGGCTGAAAGACCTGGTCAGGACCGCCGGAGCCAGGTGGGCGGTGGAGGAATGCTTCCAGACCGCGAAGGGTGAATGCGGGCTCGATCACTACCAGGTGCGGCTCTACCGGGCCTGGTACCGGCACATCACCCTGGCCATGGCCGTCCTGGCCTACCTCACGGCCATCCGTGCCGCAGAAGCCGCAAAAGGGGCAGCGGAGATGACGAGCAAGACCTCATACCCCTCAGCGTCCCGGAGATCCGCCGGATGATCGGGCACGTCGTCGTCACGCCCCGCTGCCACAGCAACGAGCACCGTCTGCACTGGTCACGCTTCCGGCGCCGCAGCCAGGCCCGAGCCCGCCGCTGCCATTACCAACGCCGAGGCCACGACCCACACATGCGGTTGCAGTACTAGCCGCAATACCAGTGACTTAAGGATCTCGGCTGGTAGGGTGTTGGCCAGGAGGTGTCTGGATGCCACGCCCTGGACAGGTCAAGCCGGAGACGGACGAGCGGTTGTCGGATCGGATCGCGATCGGACTGCTGACGCGGACGTTCCCGCCGGAGCTGGTGGACCGGGTCGTGGAGGAATCCGGGAAGGCCGGGCAGCGCAACCGGCTGCTGCCTCCACGGGTGGTCGTCTACTTCGTGCTGGCGATGTGCTTGTTCTCCGGTCAGGGCTACGAAGAGGTCGCACGGCTGCTCACTCAGGGTCTGGCCTGGGCCAAGCACTGGTCGGGTTCGTGGCAGGTGCCTACGCCCGGTGCGGTTTCCCGGGCCCGGGCCAGGCTCGGGCCCGAGCCGCTCAAGGCTCTCTTCGAGCAGTCCGCCGGGCCTGTGGCGACCGAGTCCACTCCCGGTGCGTGGTACGGGTGTTGGCGTCTGATGGCGGTCGACGGGACCACGTTCGACGTGCCGGACAGTGAGGAGAACGACGCCCGGTTCGGTCGTCCCGCCACCCACCGGGGCGAGCGGACCGCGTTCCCGCAGGTGCGGGTGGTGGCGCTGGCGGAGTGCGGCACGCACGCCATCACCCGCGCGGCTCTGGGGCCGTTCACCACCGCGGAGTCCGTGATCGCGCGGGAGCTGTTCGACGCCCTTGGACCGGATGACCTGCTGATGGCCGACCGGGGCTTCGCCGGGCTGGAGCAGTGGCGAGCGGCATCGGCCGGCGGTGCGGACCTGCTCTGGCGCATCAAGTCCAACGCCGTCCTGCCCGTGCGGCGCGAGCTCCCCGACGGGTCCTACCTCTCCGACATCGTGGCGGCCAAGGACCACCGCAAACGCACCGATCCCACCGTGGTGCGGGTCATCGAGTACACCCTGGACGACCCCGGACGCCCGCAGCACGACGCCCCGTACCGGCTGATCACCACCATCCTCGACCACGAAGCCGCACCCGCGGCGGAGTTGGCGGCCCTCTACAACGAGCGATGGGAGATCGAGACCACACTGGACGAGCTGAAGACCCACCAACGCGGCCCCGCCCAGGTCCTGCGCTCCCGATCGCCCGACGGCGTCGAACAGGAGGTCTGGGCCCACCTCCTCGTCCATCACGCGATCCGCCAGCTCATGCACACCGCCGCCCGGGACACCGACACCGATACCGACCGGCTTTCCTTCACCCGCACCCTCCGCCTCGCCCTACGCCAGGTCACCGCGCAGGCGGCCTTTTCCCCTGACCGCCTGGCCACAGCCCTCACCGACGGGATACGAGAGATAGCCCGTCACCTCCTGCCACCGCGACGACAGCGGTCGAACGCCCGCGTCGTCAAACGCAAGATGTCCAACTTCGGCGTCAAGCGCACCGCACACCGGCTCTGGCCACAGCCGACACTCGACCCAGCCCGAGCCGTGGCCATCGCCCCACACCACAAAACGGCCCCGACCAACCCACCGAAGACCCCAGGCACCCCGGACCCTTAAATCACTGGTATTGGGCCTAGCCGTGGCCTAGCCTCGCTGCGGACGGGCCGCGCGGGCCACCGCCACGACCGCCTTCTCGAGGGCGTACTCGGGGTCGTCGCCGCCGCCCTTGACCCCCGCGTCGGCGGCGGCCACGGCGCGCAGCGCGTCCGCGACGCCGTCCGCCGACCAGCCCCGCATCTGCTGGCGGACCCGGTCGATCTTCCACGGCGGCATGCCCAGGTCCCGGGCGAGGTCGCCGGGGCGGGCCCCGCGCGGGGCGGAGGCCAGCTTGCCGATGGCGCGCACCGCCTGGGCCAGGGCGCTGGTGATCAGGACCGGCGCCACCCCGGTGGACAGGGACCAGCGCAGGGCCTCCAGGGCCTCGGCCGCACGTCCCTCGACCGCCCGGTCGGCGACCGTGAAGCTGGAGGCCTCGGCCCGGCCGGTGTAGTAGCGGCCGACCACGGCCTCGTCGATGGTGCCCTCGACGTCCGCGCACAGCTGCGCCGCCGCACTCGCCAGCTCCCGCAGGTCGCTGCCGATCGCGTCGACCAGGGTCTGGCAGGCTTCCGGGGTCGCCGCCCGGCCCAGCGTGCGGAATTCGCCCCGCACGAACGAGAGCCGGTCGGCGGCCTTCGTCATCTTCGGGCAGGCGATCTCCCGCGCGCCGGCCTTCCGCGCCGCGTCCAGCAGGCCCTTGCCCTTGGCCCCGCCCGCGTGGAGGAGGACGAGGATGATCTCCTCGTAGGGCGCGTCGATATAGGCCTTGACCTCCTTGACCGAGTCCGCCGACAGGTCCTGCGCATTGCGCACGACCAGCACCTTGCGCTCGGAGAAGAGCGAGGGGCTCGTCAGCTCGGCCAGCGTGCCGGGCTGGAGCTGCTCGGAGGCGAGGTCGCGGACGTCCGTGTCGGCATCGGCGGCGCGGGCGGCCGCCACCACCTCCCGCACGGCACGGTCGAGCAGCAGCTCCTCCTGCCCCACCGCGAGGGTGAGCGGGGCGAGCGGATCGTCGGTGGGGTTCTTCCTGGTGGCCATCGCCTCCAGCATCCCATGCCGCACTGACAGCCCCCCGCGCCGCGGCCCCCCTCACCGCATGTTCGAGAATGGTCGCGTGAACGTGCGCCATGTACTCGTCCTGCCCGACCGCGACGCCGCCGAGGAGGTGGCGCAGGAGGCCGTGGACCGCTTCGGCCTCCCGGAGGAACCGCAGTTGGTGCGCGACGCCCTGGCCGGCGAGGACGACGCCGAGGACGCCCAGTGGCTGGTGGTCGTCGAGGACCCGCAGGAACGACTCGACGGCACCTCGCTGGACGACCTCGCCGCCGAGTACGAAGGCTGGCTGGAAGCCCCGTAGGGGAGCGTCCGGGATCAGGCCTTGTGCACGATCTGGACGTCCAGCGTCACGTCCACGCTCGTACCGATCGCCGCGATCCCGTGCGCCAGCACCGACTGCCAGTTCAAGGTGAAGTCCTCGCGGTTCAGTTCGGTGGTGGCCCGGCAGGCGGCCCGCGGCTCGCCCTCCAGGCCGGTGCCGAGGCCCAGGTACTGCGTGTCCAGGGTGACGGAACGGCTGACCCCGTGGAGGGTCAGGGCGCCGGCCACGGCCCAGCGGCTGCCACTGCGGTGGATGAACCGTTCGCTGTAGAACTCCACCGTGGGGTACCGGACCGCGTCCAGGAAGTCCCCCGACCGCAGGTGGTCGTCGCGCAGCCGCACCCCGGTGTCGATGCTCGCCGCATCGATGATCACGTGCATGGAGGAGTCCTCCATGCGCTCGGCGATCCGTACCGCTCCGGCGAACGTGTTGAACCGGCCGCGGATCCGCGCCATCCCGATGTGCCGGGCCGTGAAGGCGAGGGAGGAGTGCGTCGGGTCGAGCTCCCAATGACCGGGCTGCGGAAGCAGCGGCGGCTCCACCGCGTCGAGGATGATCTCCCCCGTGCCCGGCTGCGCCGGGTCCCCCACGAGCGTCGCCCCGCGGAACGGCGTGTACCCCTCGGCGGTGACGGAGAGCCGGTACTCCCCCTCCGGCACGGCCGCCGTGAAACCGCCGTAAGGGTCGGTCTCCCCGCTGACGATCCGGCGCCCGATCGGGTCGGTCACCTCGAACGCGGCCTGCCGGATCGGCTGGTGGACCGTGTCGAGAACCCGGCAGCTGAGCAGACGCGCCGTCGGCGGCAGCGTCAGTGTCGCGGATGTGTGCGGGCTGGAACTTCCGGCCGTCTCCATCCCCCGTCGGCGACCGAACATGGCTGATGCACCCCCGTGCTGTGTGGACTTGGAGCGTTCTGGCGAAGACGCATTCGATCATGCTGTCGGGTTGTGGGCAAACAGAGCGGTCGCGCCCGGTATGACCACGCCGGATCCGGCGCCGGTTGGCCGGAAACGCACGCATCCGAACGCCGGTTCCGCTGACGGCGATCGAGCCGTCGGTGTCGGTACGCAGCACCGTCGCCCCCACCGCCCGCAGGCGTGCGAGCGTACCCGGCGCGGGGTGCCCGTAGCGGTTTTTTATGCCGACGGGAACAATCGCGAGCCTCGGCCGGACCCGGGCGGTCAGGTCGGCGTCCTGGTGCGCGGAGCCGTGGTGGGCGACCTTCAGGACGTCCACCGGACCCAACTGCGGATGCTCCCTCAGAAGTGCCTGCTGCGCGGGTGGTTCGAGGTCGCCGAGCAGGAGCAGGGTCAGGCCCGCGCCGCGTACCAGCAGGGCGACGCTCGCGTCGTTGGGCCCGTCGGGCGGTGGCCCGGCCGCCGGCGGCCAGAGCACCTGCCACTCCAGCGGTCCGGCCCGGCGCCGCTCCCCCTGGGCCGCCCGCACGACGGGCACACCCGCGGCCGCGGCCGTCCGGCGGACGAACTCGGCCTGCGCCGACGGCTCTTCCAGCGTAGTGGCCTGAATCACACCCACGGACCGGCCCCGCAGCACCCCGGACAGCCCTCCGACGTGGTCGGCGTGAAAGTGCGTCAGGAGCAGCATCGGCACCCGGTGCACGCCCAGCGCACGAAGGCAGCGGTCCACCGGGCCGGGCTCCGGCCCGGCGTCCACCACCAGGGCCTCTCCCGGGCCGACCGCGAGGACGGCGGCGTCCCCCTGCCCCACGGCGCACTGGACGTAGCTCCAGTCGGGCGGAGGCCAGCCGGTGAGCGTACGGGTGAGCTGCGGCGGCCGCAGCGCGGCGAGGAGCAGCAGCACCGCCAGCGCGGAGCAGAGCCACCGCCGGCGCCCGATCCTTCCCCCCACGGCCACGGCGGCCACGGTGGCCGCGGCCAGCAGCAGGCCGCCGGTGAGCCCGCCCGGCCAGGCCAGCTCCGCCCCCGGCACCCGCGCCCCGGTCCGGGCCACGGCCGCGATCCACCCGGTCGGCACCCCCGCGCACCAGGCGAGCGCCTGCGCGGCGGGCATCCACAGCGGTGCCGCGGCGAGTGAGGCGAAGCCGAGGACCGTCGCCGGGCCCGCCGCGAGCTCGGCCAGCAGGTTGCACGGCACCGCCACCAGGCTGACCCGGGCCGCGAGCGCGGCCACCACCGGCGCGCACACCGCCTGGGCGGCCCCGGCGGCCCCGAGCGCGTCGGCGAGCCGGGGGCCCATCCCGCGCCGCCGCAGGGCCCCGCTCCACCGGGGAGCGAGCGTGAGCAGCGCCCCGGTGGCCAGCACGGAGAGCAGGAAGCCGTGGCTGCGGGCCAGCCACGGGTCGTAGAGCACCAGCAGCAATACGGCCGCGCCCAGGGCCGGGATCAGGGACCTGCGCCGCCCGGTGGCGATGGCCAGCAGGGTGACCGCCCCGCAGGCCGCGGCCCGCAGCACGCTGGGCTCCGGCCGGCACACCACCACGAACCCCAGCGTCAGGGCCGCCCCGCACAGGGCGGTCACCCGCAGCGAGAGCCCGAGCCGGGGCGCCAGCCCGCGCCGCTCGGCCCGCTGCGCGCGGGCCGGGGGCCCGATGAGCAGGAAGAGGACCACGGTCAGGTTGGAGCCGGAGACGGCCAGCAGGTGCAGCAGGTCGGTGGCCCGGAAGGCCTCGTACAGGTCGGGCGGCACCCTGGACGTGTCCCCGACGACCAGCCCCGGCAGCAGGGCCCTGGCGTCCGGCGCGAGCCCCTCGGTGGCCTCGCGCAGCCCGGCCCGCAGCCGCCCCGCGAGCCGCTGCGCGGTGTCCGGACCGGCGGTCACCCGGGGCGGGGTGTCGGCTGCCGGGCGAAGCAGCGCCACGACCCGCTCCCTGTCCCGGGCCGGGGCGAGCCGGGCGACCACCGCCACCCGGGTCGACGGCTGCAGCCGGGCCCATCCCGCATGCCCGGCCAGCACACGCACCGGGGTCTCGACCCGGGTGCTCGTCCCGTCGGGCCCGGTCACCCGGGTCACCACCGCGGTCAGTACCACCACCGGCGGCCCGCTCCCGCTGCGGGCTGTCCTCGGATCGGAGCCGACGGTGAGCTCGGCGAGGACGCGGGCATGCTCGCGCGCGAGCCCCGCGACGGGCCCGGCCCGCGCCTCGGCCCGCTGGAGCCCCGCCACGCCGGCCCCGGCCGCCGCACAGAGCAGGGCCGCCGCCATGGCCGGGGCGACCCTCCACAGCGGGCCCGGGCGCCGGCAGCCGGCCAGGATCAGCAGACCCGCGCAGACCACCCCCAGCCCCACCCCGAGAGCGGTCCGGCCGGCGGGCGCGTCCAGGGCGAGGGCGGCCGCCGCCCAGGCGGCCGCGGCCGGCACCGCCAGGCGCAGATCCACCGGGCCCGACGGCCCTTCGGATCGGTTCACGGCCGCACCCGCGTGCGCAGGTCGGCGAAGCGCCGCTCTCCGATGCCGTCGACCTGGCGGAGCTCCTCCACGGACCGGAAGCCGCCGCAGGCGGTGCGGAAGTCGACGATGTGCTGGGCCAGGACCGGCCCGACCCCCGGCAGACCGTCCAGCTGAGCGACCGTGGCCGACCCCAGACTGAGCGGTCCCGGTCCCGGACCCGCACCCGGACCGGCGGCGGCCCCGCCCGGTACAGGCTGCGCCGGGGCGCCCACCAGCACCTGCTCGCCGTCCACCAGGACCCGGGCCCGGTTCAATCCGGTGGTGTCGGTGCCCGGGCGCACTCCCCCGGCGGCGGCCAGCGCGTCCTCCACCCGCGAACCGGCGGGCAGCCGGCGCACCCCGGGATCCCGCACCTTGCCGCCGACGTCGACGACGATCCGCGCGCCGCCACCGGCGCCCCCGCCCGCGGCCGGCGCGGCAGCCGGTGCCGTGGCCGCCGCCGGGACCACGCCCGGGGCGACCAGCGCGGGGACGGTCACCGGCTGCGGCCGGGCCGACCAGTACTGGTGCCCGGCGAAGCCGACGGCGGCGGCCAGCACCACCGCGACGGCGGCCACCGTGCGCGGCTCCACCCCGCACCGGGCCTGCAGCCACAGCGGCAGCCGCTCCCGCACGGCCAGCCTCCGCGCGGCCCCGGAAGACAGCCCGGCAGCCTCGAGCCCGGCGGCCCCGGGCCCGGCCGCCTCGTCGGGCAGGGGCCCGGGATCCGCCCCGGCCGGCGGCGGTGCCTGCGGCGGACCGCTGCCACCGAGCAGGGCTTCGGCCCGCCGGCGCACCGCGCCCGGCTCCGCATGGGGAACCCGGTGACCCGGGCGCCCGCCGCGGCCACGGCGGTGTCGGAGACGACCTCCCGGGACGCGACCGCCAGGGAAACCACTGTCGGAGAGACGGCCGTCGGAAGGACGGGAGCGGCCCGGACCAGTGGTGGCGCCGCCCGACGGATGCGAAGTACGCGTTCGAAGAGTCATGCCACGACGGTAGGAGCCCGCCCCGACCCCCGCTCGGAGCCTTCAATTCCGGTGGATGGCCGGCCCGTTGTGGATAACCGGGCCACTCGTTCCGGTGATCAGCGAGGGGAGACGACCGCCGCCAGCAGCCCCGGCCCGGTGTGCGCGCCGATCACCGCACCGACCTCGCTGACGTGCAGCTCGACCAGTCCGGGGATGCGCTCACGGAGCCGCTGGGCGAGCTTCTCGGCCCGCTCCGGTGCCGCCAGGTGGTGCACGGCCACGTCGACGGCCGCGGACCCGGCCCGCTCGACGGCCAGCTCCTCCAGCCGGGCGATGGCCTTGGAGGCCGTACGCACCTTCTCCAGCGGCTCGATCCGCCCGCCCTCCAGCGTCAGCAGGGGCTTCACCGCCAGCGCCGAGCCGAGGAGGGCCTGCGCGGCCCCGATCCGGCCGCCACGGCGCAGGTAGTCGAGGGTGTCGACGTAGAAGTACGCGGACATGTCCGCCGCCCGCTTCTCGGCGGCCGCCACGGCCTCGTCCACGGAACCGCCCGCCTCCGCCACCTCGGCGGCGGCCAGCGCGCAGAAGCCCAGGGCCATCGCGATCATGCCGGTGTCCACGACGCGCACCGGCACGGGTGCGGTCTTCGCGGCGAGCGCCGCGGCGTCGTACGTGCCGGACAGCTCGGCGGAAAGGTGCAGGCTGACGATGCCGGTCGCCCCGGCGTCCGCGGCCGCCCGGTAGGCCCGGACGAACTCTTCCGGGCTGGGGCGCGAGGTGGTCACCGACCGGCGCTTCTGCAGGGCCGCGGCCAGGCTGCGCGCCGAGATCTCGGTGCCCTCCTCGAGCGCCTCGCCGCCGAGGACCACGGTCAGCGGGACGGAGGTGATTCCGTGCCGCGCCATGGCCGGTTGGGGCAGGTAGGCCGTGGAATCGGTGACGATGGCGACATGGCGGGACATGAGGCGGAGGTTACCGCCAGTGGGGGTGTGACGGCAGCCTGGGCCCCTCGCCGGGGCCTGCGGCCGGCACTGCGGGCCGGCACTGCGGGCCGGCCGGCACTGCGGGCCGGCCGGCACTGCGGGCCGGCCGGCACTGCGGCGGGCCCTGCGGGGCTTGCCGCCCGCCCCGCCCCTTCTCCCCCGGCCACCGCAGGGAGCTGCCCCCCGAAACCGGGGGCCGCCGTCCCCCGACCCCAGCGCCTCAACCGCCGGCGAGGCCGGGTTCGGCCGGCGAGGGGCTCGGAGAACTCCGGATCAGGTCGTGCTCTCCGGTCGGCGTGTCTTCTGCCAGGGGTATTCGGGCGTCGGGGCGGGCCGGTTCAGCGCCGCCTTCTGAGGCTGCTCACGCTGTTGTGCCTGCTGCTGGGCCGGCGCCTGCTGGGCCGCGTCCCACTCCGCGGCCGCCGCCGCCAGGTGGTCCACCGACTCCCGCGACCAGTCCCGCAGCGCGCCGGATTCCATCTCGATCTGGGCCGACAGGGCGGACAGGTCGTCCTCCGCGAATCGGCTGGCACGGTCCCGCGCGGCCCAGCGCAGCGAGTCCGCGGCCTGTGTGATCTTGGCGGTCCGCTCCCGCAGGTCGGGCATGCGCTCCGCGATCCGCGCGCGGTCCGGATCCTGCTCCAGCCGCTTCAGCTCGTCGTCCAGCTCGTGCCCGTGCGCGCTCAGCCGCTCGAACAGGGCGATCGACTCCCGCAGCGAGGCGTCGAGCCGGACCCCCTCGTGCAGCGCCTGCAGGGTGGACCGCATCGACGTCCGCAGGTCCAGACGCAGCTGCGCCAGCGCTCCTGTGACCCCGACCTGGCCGAAGCTCTTGGCCCGCAGGGTGGTGTCCTCCACCGTCCGTCGCGCCTGGGTGATCGTCCGGTCCACTCCGCGCTTGGTCGCCTGCACCACCTTGATGGTCGCGTACGCGCCCAAGCCAAGGAAGGCGAAAAGCACCATCAGCGCGAAGATGATCAACGCGGCCTCCATAAGTGTCCCTTCCCCAGTCCCCGCCGGCTTACTGCCGTCACCTCAACCGTAAACGCCACGGGCAGGCTGGGGGTTCCCTTCGAACCCCCAACCTGCCCGTACGGGATCTCCCCCATGGAGGGGGCGGCCCATCCGACCGCGGTCAGATGACGATGTTCACCAGCTTCGGCGCACGCACGATCACCTTGCGGATCTCCGCGCCGCCCAGTGCCGCCACGACGCCCTCGTCGGTCACGGCCAGCTGCTCCAGCTCCGCCTCCGAGATCGCGGGCGACACCTCCAGCCGCGCCTTGACCTTGCCCTTGACCTGCACCACGCACGTCACGGTCTCGTCCACGACGTACGCCGGGTCCGCGACCGGGAAGTCCTGGTGGACCACCGATTCCGCGTGGCCCAGGCGGCTCCACAGCTCCTCGGCGATGTGCGGGGCCAGCGGGGCGATCAGCAGCACCAGCCGCTCGGCGACCGAGCGCTCCAGCGGGCGGCCCGCCTTCGTCAGGGCGTTGTTCAGTTCGGTGATCTTCGCGATGGCGGTGTTGAAGCGCAGCCCGGCCATGTCCGCGCCGGCCCCGTCGATCGCCTTGTGCAGCGCGCGCAGGGTGTCCTCGGCCGGCTCCCCGTCCACGACGGTGACCCGGCCGGTCTCCTCGTCGACGATGTTGCGCCACAGGCGCTGCAGCAGGCGGTACTGGCCGACGACGGCACGGGTGTCCCACGGACGCGAGACGTCCAGCGGGCCCATCGCCATCTCGTACAGGCGCAGGGTGTCGGCGCCGTACTCCTCGCAGATCTCGTCGGGCGTGACGGCGTTCTTCAGGGACTTGCCCATCTTGCCGTGCTCACGCTTGACCGGCTGGCCCTGGTAGAAGTAGCCGCCGTCGCGCTCCTCGACCTCGGCCGCCGGGACGTAGACGCCGCGCGCGTCGGTGTACGCGTACGCCTGGATCATGCCCTGGTTGAACAGCTTGTGGAACGGCTCCGCCGAGGAGACGTGACCCAGGTCGAACAGCACCTTGGACCAGAAGCGCGCGTACAGCAGGTGCAGCACGGCGTGCTCGGCGCCGCCCACGTACAGGTCGACACCGCCGTGCGGCGCGCCCTCGCGCGGGCCCATCCAGTACTGCTCGATCTCCGGGTCCACCAGGGCCGACGCGTTGTTCGGGTCCAGGTAGCGCAGCTCGTACCAGCAGGAACCGGCCCAGTTCGGCATGGTGTTGGTCTCGCGCCGGAAGGCGCGGACACCACGGCCGTCGCCCAGGTCCAGCTGGACGTTGACCCATTCCTCGTTGCGCGAGAGCGGGGTCTCCGGCTTGGAGGCCGCGTCGTCCGGCTCGAAGGTGCGCGGCGAGTAGTCCTCGACCTCCGGCAGCTCCAGCGGCAGCATCGACTCGGGCAGCGGGTGCGCGACGCCGTCCTCGTCGTAGACGATCGGGAAGGGCTCGCCCCAGTAGCGCTGCCGGCTGAACAGCCAGTCGCGCAGACGGAAGTTGACGGTCCCCTCGCCGATGCCGCGCTCGGCCAGCCAGTCGGTGATCGCGGCCTTCGCCTCGACGACGCCCAGGCCGTCCAGGGAGATGCCCTCGCCCGTCGAGTTGACCAGCTTGGCGTCGTACGCGACGAAGGCGTCGTCCCACTCGGCCGGGTCGATGTCGCGCCCGTCGGTCGGCTCGACGACGCAGCGGACGGGCAGCTCGAAGGCGCGCGCGAACTCGAAGTCGCGGGGGTCGTGCGCCGGGACCGCCATGATCGCGCCGGTGCCGTAGCCCATCAGCACGTAGTCGGCGATGAAGACCGGGACCTTCTGGCCGGTGACCGGGTTGACCGCGTACTCGCCGGTGAAGACACCGGTCTTGTCCTTGGCCTCGGCCTGCCGCTCGACGTCCGACTTGGCCGCGGCCTGCTTGCGGTACGCGGCGACGGCCTCGGCCGGGGCGGCGTAGCCGCCGGTCCAGACGGCGTGGGTGCCCTCGGGCCAGGCGGCCGGGGTGAACTTCTCGACCAGCGGGTGCTCGGGCGCCAGCACCATGTAGGTGGCGCCGAACAGGGTGTCCGGGCGGGTGGTGAAGACGGTGATCGCCTCGTCGCCCAGCGCGAAGTCGACGCGCGCGCCCTCGCTGCGGCCGATCCAGTTGCGCTGCTGCAGCTTGATGGCCTCGGGCCAGTCCAGCGCGTCCAGGTCGTCCAGCAGCCGGTCGGCGTAGGCGGTGATCCGCATGTTCCACTGGCTCAGGCGCGACTTGAAGACCGGGAAGTTGCCGCGCTCGGACCGGCCGTCCGCGGTGACCTCCTCGTTGGCCAGTACGGTGCCCAGCCCGGGGCACCAGTTCACCGGCGCGTCGGAGGCGTAGGCCAGCCGGAAGCCGTTCAGCACGTCGGCGCGCTCGCCCGCGGTCAGCTCGGCCCAGGCACGGCCTCCGGGCACCTCACGGGAGCCGGCCTCGAAGGCGGCGACCAGCTCGGTGATCGGCCGGGCCTTGCCCGCGTCGGCGTCGTACCAGGAGTTGTAGATCTGCAGGAAGATCCACTGGGTCCACTTGTAGTAGTCCGGGTCGATCGTCGCGAAGGAGCGGCGCTTGTCGTGGCCCAGGCCCAGCCGGCGCAGCTGGACCTTCATGTTCTCGATGTTCGCCTCGGTCGACACCCGCGGGTGCGTGCCGGTCTGCACGGCGTACTGCTCGGCCGGCAGGCCGAAGGCGTCGAAGCCCAGGGTGTGCAGGACGTTGTGGCCGGTCATCCGCTGGTGGCGGGCGAAGACGTCGGTGGCGATGTACCCGAGCGGGTGACCGACGTGCAGCCCCGCACCGGACGGGTACGGGAACATGTCCATGATGAACTTCTTGGGCCGTGCGACCACCGAGGGATCCCCGGCCAGGTCACCGGTCGGGTTCGGGGCCTCGTACGTGCCCTGCGCGTCCCAAACGTCCTGCCAGCGTGCCTCGATGTCGGCGGCCATGGCAGCCGTGTAGCGGTGCGCCTCGGCCGCCTCGGGGGCCGGGGTGTTCGTCTCGCTCATGATTTCTGAAGCTCCATCGATCGTCTTCGCCGTCTCTGCCTGCCCAAACGAAAAAGCCCCTCGCACAGGAGGGGACGCCGCGCCGATGCCGACCTCTCGAAGGTCGGCGCTGATCAGCGCGGCTCGGTAAGCAGAAGGCGTACGGCACGCATGGCGTCAGGGTACCGCAGCACCCGTGGCGCCCGCTCGGACGACCGCACAACGAGAAGCGGACCACCCGATCCGGGTGATCCGCTTCTTCACTGTGGAGCTAAGGAGAATTGAACTCCTGACCTCCTGCATGCCATGCAGGCGCTCTACCAACTGAGCTATAGCCCCTTGTTCTGCCTGCCGCTTCGGTTCCTCTTGCCGGTTCCCCTTGGCGACGTCCCAAACATTACACGGTCATGGCCCTGGTCCAAAAATCGGTTTCCACCGACCATGGGCCATGTCCGATTTGCTCCAACTTGTCACGCTCTCGCGAACTGATAGAACCGCTTGAGCGTGCAGTGCTCGTCGAGCAGCCGGCCGTAGATCGGCTCCCCTTCCAGCT
Above is a genomic segment from Streptomyces sp. NBC_01233 containing:
- a CDS encoding IS701 family transposase → MESWSEGVAGLHARFGHRFGRSEPRDRALDYMTGLLAPLEKKNGWTLAEQVGQLRPDGVQRLLNHSEWDENAVRDDVRDFVVETIGAKDGVLIGDDTGFLKKGTRSAGVQRQYSGTAGRTENCQIGTFLAYASAKGRALIDRELYVPKSWTDDRDRCRAAGIDDTVPFATKIEHLKWMLQRAIDAAVPFAWVTADEAYGQVKHFRAWLEERQAAYVLATKVNDTVITADGRDARVDELIAALPKQAWKRISAGAGAHGQRIYHWARVAIRPTWEGGSGHWVLARRNLSDPTDIAYYVCYGPVTSRLKDLVRTAGARWAVEECFQTAKGECGLDHYQVRLYRAWYRHITLAMAVLAYLTAIRAAEAAKGAAEMTSKTSYPSASRRSAG
- the holA gene encoding DNA polymerase III subunit delta; translated protein: MATRKNPTDDPLAPLTLAVGQEELLLDRAVREVVAAARAADADTDVRDLASEQLQPGTLAELTSPSLFSERKVLVVRNAQDLSADSVKEVKAYIDAPYEEIILVLLHAGGAKGKGLLDAARKAGAREIACPKMTKAADRLSFVRGEFRTLGRAATPEACQTLVDAIGSDLRELASAAAQLCADVEGTIDEAVVGRYYTGRAEASSFTVADRAVEGRAAEALEALRWSLSTGVAPVLITSALAQAVRAIGKLASAPRGARPGDLARDLGMPPWKIDRVRQQMRGWSADGVADALRAVAAADAGVKGGGDDPEYALEKAVVAVARAARPQRG
- a CDS encoding YceI family protein; the encoded protein is MFGRRRGMETAGSSSPHTSATLTLPPTARLLSCRVLDTVHQPIRQAAFEVTDPIGRRIVSGETDPYGGFTAAVPEGEYRLSVTAEGYTPFRGATLVGDPAQPGTGEIILDAVEPPLLPQPGHWELDPTHSSLAFTARHIGMARIRGRFNTFAGAVRIAERMEDSSMHVIIDAASIDTGVRLRDDHLRSGDFLDAVRYPTVEFYSERFIHRSGSRWAVAGALTLHGVSRSVTLDTQYLGLGTGLEGEPRAACRATTELNREDFTLNWQSVLAHGIAAIGTSVDVTLDVQIVHKA
- a CDS encoding helix-hairpin-helix domain-containing protein, producing the protein MRRRAEALLGGSGPPQAPPPAGADPGPLPDEAAGPGAAGLEAAGLSSGAARRLAVRERLPLWLQARCGVEPRTVAAVAVVLAAAVGFAGHQYWSARPQPVTVPALVAPGVVPAAATAPAAAPAAGGGAGGGARIVVDVGGKVRDPGVRRLPAGSRVEDALAAAGGVRPGTDTTGLNRARVLVDGEQVLVGAPAQPVPGGAAAGPGAGPGPGPLSLGSATVAQLDGLPGVGPVLAQHIVDFRTACGGFRSVEELRQVDGIGERRFADLRTRVRP
- a CDS encoding DegV family protein, coding for MSRHVAIVTDSTAYLPQPAMARHGITSVPLTVVLGGEALEEGTEISARSLAAALQKRRSVTTSRPSPEEFVRAYRAAADAGATGIVSLHLSAELSGTYDAAALAAKTAPVPVRVVDTGMIAMALGFCALAAAEVAEAGGSVDEAVAAAEKRAADMSAYFYVDTLDYLRRGGRIGAAQALLGSALAVKPLLTLEGGRIEPLEKVRTASKAIARLEELAVERAGSAAVDVAVHHLAAPERAEKLAQRLRERIPGLVELHVSEVGAVIGAHTGPGLLAAVVSPR